The DNA segment TATCACTTTTGGCCTAATTTTAGATATGTTCAGTTAGTGTTAACAGGCCCTAGGACTCCAATTGCAGGCCGCAATACTTATCAATAGAAAGCGAATTATTAAATGAATATTTTTATATATGAAATGTAAAGCAAATACTGATGACTATTTCAAGTAACAAACCCTGGGCCGGTCGTTTTACCGCCCCCACAAATACTTTTGTTGAGGAATTCACCGCCTCGGTGGATTTTGATTATCGCCTTGCCCATCAAGATATTGATGGTTCGCTTGCTCATGCGCGCATGCTGACGCGGGCTGGTGTGCTCACCCCGGAAGATTTGACCGCCATTGAAAGTGGACTGGAGGAAATTCGCGGTGAAATTGAACGCGGCGAATTTTCCTGGGAAACGCGTCTTGAAGATGTTCACATGAACATTGAGGCGCGCCTGACCGAGCGGATTGGTATCGCGGGCAAAAAACTTCATACCGGGCGTTCACGGAACGATCAAGTGGCGACTGACACGCGCTTGTGGCTGCGTGGCGCGATTGACGACATTCTTGTCGAACTCGTTCGGCTGCAAGCAGCACTATTGGACCTGGCCGAACGCGAGGCCGACACCATTATGCCCGGTTTTACCCACCTGCAAACCGCGCAACCTGTCACTTTTGGTCATCATCTGCTGGCCTGGTTCGAGATGCTGCAACGGGATTGTGGGCGTTTACGCGACTGTCGAACCCGGGTTAATGTGCTACCCCTTGGCGCGGCAGCCCTGGCAGGCACCAGTTATCCCATTGACCGCGCCTACACCGCACAGCTCCTAGGGTTTTCTGCGGTCGCCGAAAACTCCCTGGACGCGGTATCAGATCGAGATTTCGCCATTGAATTCAGCGCATGTGCCGCCTTGCTCATGACCCACCTTTCACGCTTTTCTGAAGAATTGGTGTTGTGGTCGTCGCCCGCTTTTGATTTTGTAGATCTTTCCGATGCCTTTTGCACTGGCTCTTCCATTATGCCGCAGAAGAAAAATCCCGATGTACCGGAATTGGTGCGGGGTAAAACCGGACGGGTTTATGGTCACCTGATGGCACTGCTGACA comes from the Gammaproteobacteria bacterium genome and includes:
- the argH gene encoding Argininosuccinate lyase, coding for MTISSNKPWAGRFTAPTNTFVEEFTASVDFDYRLAHQDIDGSLAHARMLTRAGVLTPEDLTAIESGLEEIRGEIERGEFSWETRLEDVHMNIEARLTERIGIAGKKLHTGRSRNDQVATDTRLWLRGAIDDILVELVRLQAALLDLAEREADTIMPGFTHLQTAQPVTFGHHLLAWFEMLQRDCGRLRDCRTRVNVLPLGAAALAGTSYPIDRAYTAQLLGFSAVAENSLDAVSDRDFAIEFSACAALLMTHLSRFSEELVLWSSPAFDFVDLSDAFCTGSSIMPQKKNPDVPELVRGKTGRVYGHLMALLTLMKAQPLAYNKDNQEDKEPLFDTVDTVRGSLKVYADMMLVLQVKRDHLREAARRGFATATDLADYLTRRGLPFRDAHEVVGRAVRLGVETGRDLAQLSLEELRSFSAVIDRDVYQVLTLEGSVAARDHFGATAPRQVREAIIRARERLDTAK